In Chelmon rostratus isolate fCheRos1 chromosome 20, fCheRos1.pri, whole genome shotgun sequence, a single window of DNA contains:
- the acbd5a gene encoding acyl-CoA-binding domain-containing protein 5A has translation MEVEIVTVEDERRLTQLRFDAAVKVIKSLPPDGPFQPSNDMMLKFYSYYKQATVGACSIPRPGFWDAVGKAKWDAWNSLGDMPKEEAMAAYVDEMKLILEGMPMTDEVEELLRVLGPFYELIEEKKKISEISDLSTGFGSMLNTVPSKSVTKSIIRTMEMNGTLETRPARLKSKEVKERPEEEEEEEENEEEEEEEEEVIREVRKDKKSSASQPKTSSARRHRANGKVANGVTHLTNGSHSRAALNSEDSQEPLLNGHHADPRVDVSGPSHLASDSDSEVYCDSVDQFGQEESSEHNRSLDDMDEEENHVLPPLDGPQVTREPQGDVNGPSQVVRCGGEDGENGGAITQRQRLKPEMPDSSLVRRGRGSRSPGPGSGSLVPTHSAGDGEGGRWGGAVTPGGSLNEQIVVALARLQEDMQSVLERLHTLEALTASQARSMSLSPTYASPPVNKRSQKPSWWPFDISPTSLAFAVIWPFVVQWLIRLYLQRRRRRIN, from the exons ATGGAGGTGGAGATTGTTACGGTGGAGGATGAGAGGCGTCTGACCCAGCTGAGGTTCGATGCCGCCGTCAAAGTGATCAAGAGTTTACCCCCTGATG GTCCCTTTCAGCCGTCCAATGATATGATGCTCAAGTTCTACAGTTACTATAAGCAAGCCACTGTAGGAGCATGCAGTATACCCCGGCCTGGCTTCTGGGATGCAGTTGGCAAAGCAAAATG ggaTGCATGGAATTCTCTTGGAGATATGCCAAAAGAAGAAGCAATGGCTGCTTATGTTGATGAAATGAAGCTG ATCCTGGAGGGGATGCCCATGAcagatgaggtggaggagctcTTACGCGTCCTCGGCCCGTTCTATGAGCTCattgaggagaagaaaaagatctCTGAGATATCAGACCTGAGCACAG GCTTTGGTTCAATGCTGAATACAGTACCGTCAAAGAGTGTCACCAAGAGCATCATCAGAACGATGGAGATGAACGGCACTCTGGAGACCCGTCCTGCTAGGCTCAAGTCAAAGGAAGTGAAGGAAaggccagaggaagaggaggaggaggaggagaatgaggaggaggaggaagaagaagaagaagtgataAGGGAGGTCAGAAAAG ACAAGAAATCATCAGCTTCACAGCCAAAGACGAGTTCAGCCAGGAGACACAGAGCCAACGGTAAAGTGGCTAACGGGGTCACACATCTGACCAATGGGAGTCATTCCAGGGCTGCCCTGAACAGCGAGGACTCCCAGGAGCCTCTGCTCAACGGCCACCACGCAG ATCCCAGAGTCGATGTGTCTGGTCCCAGTCACCTGGCCAGTGATTCAGACAGCGAAGTCTACTGTGATTCTGTGGACCAGTTCGGCCAGGAAGAG AGTTCAGAGCATAACCGCTCTCTGGATGACatggatgaagaggaaaacCACGTTCTGCCCCCATTAGACGGGCCACAGGTAACGCGCGAGCCCCAGGGGGACGTCAATGGTCCATCTCAGGTCGTCAGGTGTGGAGGGGAAGATGGAGAGAACGGTGGAGCGATTacgcagagacagagactgaagcCAGAAATGCCGGACAGCTCTTTGgtcagaagaggaagag GCTCCAGGTCTCCAGGCCCCGGCTCTGGATCTCTGGTGCCCACGCACAGTGCTGGAGATGGGGAAGGGGGCCGCTGGGGAGGAGCAGTGACACCTGGAGGGAGCCTGAACGAGCAGATCGTTGTAGCATTGGCCAGGCTGCAGGAGGACATGCAGAGCGTCCTGGAGAGGCTGCACACCCTGGAGGCTCTCACAGCCAGCCAG GCAAGATCAATGTCTCTGTCTCCAACTTATGCATCACCCCCAGTGAATAAGAGGAGTCAG AAGCCGTCCTGGTGGCCTTTTGACATTTCTCCAACCAGCTTGGCCTTTGCAGTTATATGGCCATTTGTGGTACAGTGGCTTATTCGCCTAtacctgcagaggaggagaag AAGAATCAACTGA
- the mastl gene encoding serine/threonine-protein kinase greatwall isoform X2 has translation MDADEKHDSTTNDGMSVVIPKPPTIEDFIVLKPISRGAFGKVYLARKKCNARLYAIKVMKKADMVDKNMTGQMKAERDALALSKSPFVVHLFYSLQTATKIYLVMEYLIGGDVKSLLHIYGYFDQDMSVKYISEVALALDYLHRHGIIHRDLKPDNMLISNEGHIKLTDFGLSKVKLDRELSLMDILTTPSLAKPKKGYFRTPGQVLSLISSLGFNTTAGEGKRHCSASAVSSPMSCGKIKHKNNSLGSPLMKIKDHLSSPTCYPLKMGSNNILFSPHNLAKNLTPSLLKTRKRFETMSAGSTTTDTEGGISPLWECDEKENEHTNTQKGRGRCESKGPEQDCAPTKAGTFGFSAKSPGSLSAESSPDYLAEEKLPINKRGPVSTALHDFCPSASSVKRTFSDVERSPEPLEIRAKKSNAHYKRCYELPGDTAGFHTGLTGTFSTIQIGDFTASTKGIGLDEDRFPKLSSPIAVAKSLFCELEEPTEDVFEDGTKDLSRTSFTSPLNGNSDICRSLSLDSDGSMQETSPTLHSPASFKPKKSSEKRDSASSEEQEESKDSAITEAHWLGNFGHRAESQGSFLNQLPDLGCSAVRSPLFTKPRNVVAFRSYCSSINRSNMSGVSRLSIGSVEAMELSATAAYHSASGTATPVQKRPNSSSSLYQTPQPMSTSHTPFRTPKSVRRGALPVEGAPILGTPDYLAPELLLGKPHDFMVDWWALGVCLFEFLTGVPPFNDETPQLVFQNILNRDIPWPEEEEELSVNSRNAIEILLTMDMTKRAGLKELKCHPLFEGLDWDNLQNQPMPFIPQPEDETDTSYFEARNNAQHIAVSGFSL, from the exons ATGGATGCAGATGAAAAGCACGATTCCACTACAAATGATGGCATGTCGGTGGTAATTCCTAAACCGCCCACAATCGAGGATTTCATCGTTTTGAAGCCCATCAGCCGCGGTGCTTTTGGCAAGGTCTACCTTGCACGGAAGAAGTGCAATGCGCGATTATATGCCATTAAG GTGATGAAAAAGGCAGACATGGTTGATAAAAATATGACGGGTCAGATGAAGGCGGAGAGAGACGCACTTGCTTTGAGCAAAAGCCCCTTCGTGGTTCACCTGTTTTACTCCCTTCAGACAGCCACCAAGATCTATCTG GTGATGGAATACCTCATTGGTGGAGATGTCAAGTCTCTGCTTCACATATATGGATATTTTGACCAGGATATGTctgtaaaatatatttcagaGGTTGCGCTGGCTTTGGACTACCTCCATCGTCATGGTATAATCCACAG GGACTTGAAGCCAGACAACATGCTTATATCCAACGAAGGACACATCAAATTAACAGACTTCGGTCTCTCTAAAGTGAAGCTTGACAGAG AGCTGAGTCTTATGGATATCCTCACTACTCCATCCTTGGCTAAACCAAAAAAGGGCTACTTCCGCACCCCGGGTCAGGTCCTCTCCTTAATCAGCTCCCTTGGATTT aatACAACTGCGGGAGAGGGCAAGCGCCACTGCAGTGCATCTGCTGTGTCCAGCCCCATGTCCTGtggcaaaataaaacacaagaataaCTCTCTTGGTTCTCCCTTGATGAAGATAAAAGATCATTTGTCCTCTCCAACTTGCTACCCGTTGAAAATGG GATCGAACAACATTCTGTTCAGTCCTCATAACCTGGCGAAAAATCTGACTCCCTCACTGCTGAAGACCAGGAAGAGGTTTGAGACGATGAGTGCAGGCAGCACCACCACCGACACTGAGGGTGGCATCAGTCCACTGTGGGAGTGTGATGAG aaagaaaatgaacatACTAATACGCAGAAGGGGAGAGGGCGTTGTGAGTCCAAAGGGCCCGAACAGGACTGTGCGCCCACAAAAGCCGGCACCTTCGGCTTCTCTGCCAagtcccccggcagtctgtctgCTGAATCAAGTCCAGACTATTTAGCAGAAGAAAAGCTTCCTATTAACAAACGGGGGCCTGTTTCCACAGCTCTGCATGATTTTTGTCCATCAGCCTCATCTGTAAAGAGGACGTTTTCCGATGTTGAAAGAAGCCCCGAGCCATTAGAGATCCGAGCTAAGAAGAGTAATGCACACTACAAGAGATGCTATGAGCTTCCAGGAGATACTGCAGGGTTTCACACTGGCCTGACCGGAACATTTTCCACCATCCAAATAGGTGACTTCACTGCCTCCACAAAGGGGATTGGGTTAGACGAAGACCGGTTCCCAAAGCTCTCCAGTCCAATTGCCGTGGCCAAAAGTCTGTTTTGTGAACTGGAAGAGCCAACAGAGGACGTGTTTGAAGATGGGACCAAAGACTTGTCACGAACAAGTTTCACCTCACCTCTTAATGGGAACAGTGACATTTGCAGGAGCTTGAGCCTCGACTCCGATGGGTCCATGCAAGAAACGTCTCCCACTCTTCACAGCCCTGCATCATTCAAGCCAAAAAAGAGTTCCGAAAAGAGGGATTCAGCATCATCTGAGGAGCAAGAGGAAAGTAAAGACTCAGCCATCACTGAAGCACACTGGCTTGGTAACTTTGGCCATAGAGCTGAATCTCAGGGTTCCTTTCTTAACCAGCTCCCTGATCTAGGTTGCAGTGCTGTACGGTCCCCCTTGTTCACCAAGCCGCGGAATGTTGTAGCTTTCCGTAGCTACTGTAGCTCCATTAACCGCTCCAACATGTCAGGGGTGTCCCGACTTAGCATCGGGTCTGTTGAGGCCATGGAGCTCTCTGCAACAGCTGCTTATCACTCTGCATCTGGTACTGCGACCCCAGTGCAGAAAAGACCCAactccagcagctctctctATCAG ACTCCCCAGCCCATGTCGACCTCTCACACCCCTTTCAGGACTCCAAAGAGCGTCAGAAGGGGGGCGCTGCCTGTGGAGGGTGCACCCATTTTAGGAACTCCTGACTATTTGGCTCCAGAGCTTCTTTTGGGAAAACCACATG ACTTCATGGTGGATTGGTGGGCGTTAGGCGTGTGTCTTTTCGAGTTCCTCACAGGTGTGCCACCATTCAACGACGAGACGCCTCAGCTGGTCTTCCAGAATATCCTCAACAGAg ATATTCCCTggcctgaggaggaggaggaactgtCTGTAAACTCAAGAAATGCGATTGAAATCCTCCTGACCATGGACATGACAAAACGAGCTGGTCTAAAAG AGCTCAAGTGTCACCCCCTGTTTGAGGGCCTGGACTGGGACAACCTGCAGAACCAGCCGATGCCTTTCATACCTCAGCCCGAGGACGAAACCGACACCTCGTACTTTGAGGCAAGAAACAACGCTCAGCACATCGCCGTGTCCGGCTTCAGCCTATAG
- the mastl gene encoding serine/threonine-protein kinase greatwall isoform X1 has product MDADEKHDSTTNDGMSVVIPKPPTIEDFIVLKPISRGAFGKVYLARKKCNARLYAIKVMKKADMVDKNMTGQMKAERDALALSKSPFVVHLFYSLQTATKIYLVMEYLIGGDVKSLLHIYGYFDQDMSVKYISEVALALDYLHRHGIIHRDLKPDNMLISNEGHIKLTDFGLSKVKLDRELSLMDILTTPSLAKPKKGYFRTPGQVLSLISSLGFNTTAGEGKRHCSASAVSSPMSCGKIKHKNNSLGSPLMKIKDHLSSPTCYPLKMGSNNILFSPHNLAKNLTPSLLKTRKRFETMSAGSTTTDTEGGISPLWECDEKENEHTNTQKGRGRCESKGPEQDCAPTKAGTFGFSAKSPGSLSAESSPDYLAEEKLPINKRGPVSTALHDFCPSASSVKRTFSDVERSPEPLEIRAKKSNAHYKRCYELPGDTAGFHTGLTGTFSTIQIGDFTASTKGIGLDEDRFPKLSSPIAVAKSLFCELEEPTEDVFEDGTKDLSRTSFTSPLNGNSDICRSLSLDSDGSMQETSPTLHSPASFKPKKSSEKRDSASSEEQEESKDSAITEAHWLGNFGHRAESQGSFLNQLPDLGCSAVRSPLFTKPRNVVAFRSYCSSINRSNMSGVSRLSIGSVEAMELSATAAYHSASGTATPVQKRPNSSSSLYQTPQPMSTSHTPFRTPKSVRRGALPVEGAPILGTPDYLAPELLLGKPHVSGCCQCDFMVDWWALGVCLFEFLTGVPPFNDETPQLVFQNILNRDIPWPEEEEELSVNSRNAIEILLTMDMTKRAGLKELKCHPLFEGLDWDNLQNQPMPFIPQPEDETDTSYFEARNNAQHIAVSGFSL; this is encoded by the exons ATGGATGCAGATGAAAAGCACGATTCCACTACAAATGATGGCATGTCGGTGGTAATTCCTAAACCGCCCACAATCGAGGATTTCATCGTTTTGAAGCCCATCAGCCGCGGTGCTTTTGGCAAGGTCTACCTTGCACGGAAGAAGTGCAATGCGCGATTATATGCCATTAAG GTGATGAAAAAGGCAGACATGGTTGATAAAAATATGACGGGTCAGATGAAGGCGGAGAGAGACGCACTTGCTTTGAGCAAAAGCCCCTTCGTGGTTCACCTGTTTTACTCCCTTCAGACAGCCACCAAGATCTATCTG GTGATGGAATACCTCATTGGTGGAGATGTCAAGTCTCTGCTTCACATATATGGATATTTTGACCAGGATATGTctgtaaaatatatttcagaGGTTGCGCTGGCTTTGGACTACCTCCATCGTCATGGTATAATCCACAG GGACTTGAAGCCAGACAACATGCTTATATCCAACGAAGGACACATCAAATTAACAGACTTCGGTCTCTCTAAAGTGAAGCTTGACAGAG AGCTGAGTCTTATGGATATCCTCACTACTCCATCCTTGGCTAAACCAAAAAAGGGCTACTTCCGCACCCCGGGTCAGGTCCTCTCCTTAATCAGCTCCCTTGGATTT aatACAACTGCGGGAGAGGGCAAGCGCCACTGCAGTGCATCTGCTGTGTCCAGCCCCATGTCCTGtggcaaaataaaacacaagaataaCTCTCTTGGTTCTCCCTTGATGAAGATAAAAGATCATTTGTCCTCTCCAACTTGCTACCCGTTGAAAATGG GATCGAACAACATTCTGTTCAGTCCTCATAACCTGGCGAAAAATCTGACTCCCTCACTGCTGAAGACCAGGAAGAGGTTTGAGACGATGAGTGCAGGCAGCACCACCACCGACACTGAGGGTGGCATCAGTCCACTGTGGGAGTGTGATGAG aaagaaaatgaacatACTAATACGCAGAAGGGGAGAGGGCGTTGTGAGTCCAAAGGGCCCGAACAGGACTGTGCGCCCACAAAAGCCGGCACCTTCGGCTTCTCTGCCAagtcccccggcagtctgtctgCTGAATCAAGTCCAGACTATTTAGCAGAAGAAAAGCTTCCTATTAACAAACGGGGGCCTGTTTCCACAGCTCTGCATGATTTTTGTCCATCAGCCTCATCTGTAAAGAGGACGTTTTCCGATGTTGAAAGAAGCCCCGAGCCATTAGAGATCCGAGCTAAGAAGAGTAATGCACACTACAAGAGATGCTATGAGCTTCCAGGAGATACTGCAGGGTTTCACACTGGCCTGACCGGAACATTTTCCACCATCCAAATAGGTGACTTCACTGCCTCCACAAAGGGGATTGGGTTAGACGAAGACCGGTTCCCAAAGCTCTCCAGTCCAATTGCCGTGGCCAAAAGTCTGTTTTGTGAACTGGAAGAGCCAACAGAGGACGTGTTTGAAGATGGGACCAAAGACTTGTCACGAACAAGTTTCACCTCACCTCTTAATGGGAACAGTGACATTTGCAGGAGCTTGAGCCTCGACTCCGATGGGTCCATGCAAGAAACGTCTCCCACTCTTCACAGCCCTGCATCATTCAAGCCAAAAAAGAGTTCCGAAAAGAGGGATTCAGCATCATCTGAGGAGCAAGAGGAAAGTAAAGACTCAGCCATCACTGAAGCACACTGGCTTGGTAACTTTGGCCATAGAGCTGAATCTCAGGGTTCCTTTCTTAACCAGCTCCCTGATCTAGGTTGCAGTGCTGTACGGTCCCCCTTGTTCACCAAGCCGCGGAATGTTGTAGCTTTCCGTAGCTACTGTAGCTCCATTAACCGCTCCAACATGTCAGGGGTGTCCCGACTTAGCATCGGGTCTGTTGAGGCCATGGAGCTCTCTGCAACAGCTGCTTATCACTCTGCATCTGGTACTGCGACCCCAGTGCAGAAAAGACCCAactccagcagctctctctATCAG ACTCCCCAGCCCATGTCGACCTCTCACACCCCTTTCAGGACTCCAAAGAGCGTCAGAAGGGGGGCGCTGCCTGTGGAGGGTGCACCCATTTTAGGAACTCCTGACTATTTGGCTCCAGAGCTTCTTTTGGGAAAACCACATG TTTCAGGATGTTGTCAGTGTG ACTTCATGGTGGATTGGTGGGCGTTAGGCGTGTGTCTTTTCGAGTTCCTCACAGGTGTGCCACCATTCAACGACGAGACGCCTCAGCTGGTCTTCCAGAATATCCTCAACAGAg ATATTCCCTggcctgaggaggaggaggaactgtCTGTAAACTCAAGAAATGCGATTGAAATCCTCCTGACCATGGACATGACAAAACGAGCTGGTCTAAAAG AGCTCAAGTGTCACCCCCTGTTTGAGGGCCTGGACTGGGACAACCTGCAGAACCAGCCGATGCCTTTCATACCTCAGCCCGAGGACGAAACCGACACCTCGTACTTTGAGGCAAGAAACAACGCTCAGCACATCGCCGTGTCCGGCTTCAGCCTATAG